Sequence from the Aquimarina sp. Aq107 genome:
GTTGTTTTTCCGCAACCAGTTCCTCCAGCGATACCAATAATAAGCATTCCCAATATTTTTTTGACAAATTTAGAAATACTTATTGAGTTATTGAGTTTTTGAGTAGGAGAGTTTTTTTATAAGTGATTAGTTAAGTGAAAATATTATCGCGGATAGTAGATAATTCCGGAGGAAGAATCTTTTCTAGCACCTGTAACTGATTGTAAACAGTTTATTTCGTTTAACTCTCTTAAAACTCCCATAAAAGCAAAAATTAATGCTTCTTTATAATCAATAACGTTTTCATCTGGTATAATCACAGTTGCGTGATTTTGCAATTTTTGTTGTAAAATTTCAATTAGAAAATCATTTTTAGCACCTCCACCAGTTACTAAAAGAGATGATTTTTCTTTTCCTGTACTTTTTATTGCTTTAGTGATTTGTTCCGTTATATGATAAACAGATGTGTATAGTAGATTTTCAATAGGTTCATTAAATCTTTTGATAATCGGTACAATTTTATCTACAAACCATTCATATCCAAGTGATTTAGGATAAGGATCTCTATAGTAGGATAAATCGTTTAGATTGTTGTATAATTCTTCGATTAGCTCTCCTGTTCTTGCTATTTTACCTCTATCATCATATTCAAGGTCTATAGAATTGCAAATAAGATTCAGTAGCATATTGGCCGGAGAGATATCGTAGGCTATTCTTTTTTCATTAAAATCAAACGAAATGTTGCTAATGCCTCCCAAATTAAGGCAAAAATCATATTCATTAAATAACAGTTGGTCTCCTATAGGGACTAAGGGTGCACCTTGTCCGCCAAGAGCTACATCATTAGTCCTGAAATCACAAATGACTTTTAAATTAGTGGTGTTAGCAATATGTTGACCAGATCCAATCTGATAGGTCAATCCAATTTCTGGTTGATGAAAAACAGTGTGACCATGACTAGAAATGAAATCGGCCGTTATTGAATTCTTATTGATAAAGTTTGTCACTTGTTTTCCTAGCCAGGTTCCATAGATGTTATGAAATGCTAATAGATCTATACTGGAAAGATCTACAGTGTTTTTTAATTTATTCTTAAAATCTTCTGAGTACGCAACATTTTCTGTATTAACAATAGAAAATGTCCAAGAGTCCTCGTGTTTTTTTATGTGACAATAGGCGATATCCAAACCATCTAGTGAGGTTCCGGACATTAATCCAATTACTTTATATGTTTTAGGAAAAGCTGACATATAGGGATGCAAACTACCAAAATATTTTGAACAAAATCACTTTGACTAGTTATATTTATTTATGTATTGGAGGTCAAGTTTTTCTGTATCGATTTCTAAGATTGCTTTGTTGTAGTAAAAATCTATAATTTCATTTTCTAGATAATTCTTAATCTCATCTACGGTTTTTTTTCCATAAAGAGAAAATATATATGCTGCTTCAGCTTTTTTAAATTCTGTTATAAGATCATCGGGATTTTCTACAATATTAATGCCTTTGTAGCCGTCAAATTTATTCTTCATCCATCGATGACTTGCTAATCTAACCAAACTTTTTTGTCGTTCTTCACTTAAATACTGTATTTCTTTTGTGTTTGTAGAATCCTCTTTCTTGATTCGATCTACTGCCGTTTTTGCTTTTATGTATTGTCTTTCGAGCTTAAAATCGATACGTTTCATATCTCTCTTTAGTTTTTCAACTACTTCATATAGAGCACCATTATACATGATTACGAATTTTTCATAATTATATAAGGCATCCAGAAACAAAATTGCTTTCTTTTTATATACTCTTGGAAAAGCTTGCTTTTTAGCATCAATAAAAAGTTCATTAAGCCCAACTTGAATCTCTTCGGGTATTCCAGAGAATTTAGGACTGTTTTTTATGGTTCTAAGTTGTGCTGTAATTTGTAACCTAGATCCTTTATATAGGATAGATTTATATTTAAACCGATATCTATTAGGAGAAATGTCGTCTATTTCTTGACTATAGGCAGAACAACCTATGAGAAGTATAACAAAAAACAAGAAGGATTTCATAAATATTGATTTCTACACCTATGTTTTTAAAGTGCATATTTCTGATCTACAACAGTAGTAACGTAAATTATGTAAATATTGTTATGTAAAAAAAAGAGAGAGGATTGTTTTAGGTTATTAATTAGTTGTCTACACATCTAATATATGAATATTACTTTTTAATGCTTATAACTTCCTCTATAGTAACCATTTTTTGTTGTTTGTTGCCCCAACTGTTCATAATGTAATTCATAACATCAGCAACCTCTTCGTCTTCTAATCCTAATGAGGTCATTGCACTATTATATGATTCCCCATTAACTTTAATTGGTCCATTTAATCCATATTTAATAGAGTGAATACTTTCTTTACGCTTGTTAATGAGCCAATCGGAACCTGCTAATGGAGGAAAAACTTTAGGAGTTCCTTTTCCATTAGGTAAATGACATTGCATGCAAAAATCCATATACACTTCTTTGCCGCGGGTGATACTTTTAGATAATTCTGTATCCTGATAATTAAAATTATTTACCGAAATATATGTTTTTGAAGGGCTTTCTTGTTTTGCTATAATCGAAATACAAAATATTATAGAAAGTACTTCGAGAAATAAGATATGCTTGAATCGTTTTTTCATTTTATTTAATAAAATTATGATTTCGGAATTATTTTTACAATTCCCTTATTTTCTACAGCAATATAAATATAACCATCAGGACCTTGACGAACATTACGAACTCTCCCAATATCTTCTACTATTTTTTTTCTTCCAATTACTTTGTTACCATCTAATTCTACTAATTCTAAATATTGAAATTTTAGAGATCCTACTAAAAGATCATTTTTCCAATCAGGGTATTTGTCACTTGTAACAAAATCCATTCCGCTAGGAGCGATAGAAGGAACCCAATAATAAACAGGTTGTTCCATTCCTTCTTTGGTAGTTATATCTGTAATAGTAGTACCACTATAGTTAATACCATAAGTAATAATTGGCCATCCATAATTCGTTCCTTTATTGATGATGTTGATTTCATCGCCTCCTCTTGGACCATGTTCGTGTACCCATATTTTGCCATCAGTTGGGTGAATAGCCATTCCTTGGGGATTTCTATGCCCATATGAGAAAACAGCTTTTTTGCTATTATTCTTTTTTACAAAAGGATTATCTTTAGGAATACTTCCATCAGCATGAAGACGATAAATTTTTCCACCATCCTTGGTGATATCTTGCGGGTTTTCATCTCTATTTCCTCTATCTCCGATACTAAAATAAAGATAACCTTCTTTGTCAAACTCTATTCTTGATCCAAAATGATGGCCTCTTGTGGTATTCGGAGTGCCTTTATACAGATTCTCTATAGAAGTAAGTTTGTTGTTTTCTAATTTAGCTCTAATAAGTGCAGTATTACCTCCTTTTTCTGCTCCTTCTCTCGAGGAGTAAGTAAGATATAACCAGCCATTTTTATCGTATTCTGGATGTATTTCGATATCTAATAACCCTCCTTGATTGCGATTATATACTTCTGGAACATTTTCGATAATAGTTTTTGTTCCATTTTTATAATGGATTAATTCACCACTTTTTTCAGTAATGAGCATACTTCCATCAGGAAGCCAAGCCATTCCCCAAGGAATTTGTAAATCAGGAATGACAATTTCAGTAGTATAATTTTTTGGATCAGGATCAATTGATATATCATTTTTCTTTTCTTGAGCACAAGAGAAGAGGGTAGATAGCACTGCTGATATACAAAATAAAAGGTTGTTCATTGTTTTATTGTGATTTGCACTTGAAAATTACAAATAAAAATTATTTATATTCTATATTTTATGTTAATCCCTCCATACATATTGAAAGGCAATCCTGGATAAAAATATCTAGGTTGACTCCCTCCAAATCCCGTCGCATTGATCTGTAGTTGGGATGCATATCGTTTGTCTAAAATATTATTCATTCCGAGAAATAAATCAAAAGAAATATGCTTATTAATTAAATTTGCATACCCTATTTTTCCGTTTAGTAATTCATACTGATCGCTAAAAATTGTATTGCTATCGTTTGCTGGGATGCTACCAACAATCTGAAAATTTAGATTCCCATAAATTCCTTTTTTAGTCATATAATCCATTCCAAAATTAATAACATGTGATGGAGTTCCGGTAAGTTTATTACCAGAAAAATCATCATCGAGGTCTACAAAATCGTCAAATTTATAATTGTTTAGTGTTCCACTTACTTGTAGGTTTAGTTGTTTTTTTGATGATTTAATAAGTTGATAATTAATTGTTCCTTCAACTCCAGTATGAGTTGTTTTTCCTGCGTTGATAGCAAAGAAATTATCTTCTTCAGTTCTCCTTGTTACTAGTAGATCTTTTACTTTTAAGGTGTATAAAGAAAAAGAACCATAAAGTCTGTTTTTCATCAGGTTATATCTAGTTCCAATTTCATAGTTCCATCCAATTTCTGGTTGTATTTCTGGATTGAACTCTCCATCAGGCAATAAAGTTTCAGAAGTAGTAGGAGTGGAAAATCCGTGGGCAACGTTTCCAAAAAAGATAACATTAGTATTCAATGCATAATTGACACCGATCTTAGGAGATAGTATTGGTTCAAATTCAAATTTTCCAGAGCTATCATCACCATCTTCTAAAAAATTATCTTCGACATTAAAAAATGTTTGATTGAGGTGTATTCCCATATTAATTTTCAGTTTATCTGTTATAGATAAATTAGATGCTGCAAAAAGGTTATAATAGTTTCTTCTTTCATCTAGATCAGAAAGCTGATCTCCTCTAATACTACCAGTTCCTATTGGGAAATCTTGATATAAGTTGTCGAATGTTTTACCTGTATAGAAATCAAAAAAGAGTTCTCCACCAGCAGTCCAATCCCATTTTTTATCAAATAGCCTTGAGTTATGTACCAGTCTACTTCTGATACCAACGGAATTAGATTTTTCTTCTAAAATATTAAAAGGTCTTGGTTCATAATTTTTTCTGAGTGAAGTAAATAGACTTGTATATTGTGAAAAAGATGCATTGTATTGATGTTTCCAAGAAAATCCAAATATTCCATACGTAACATCTTCAAATGCCTGAGATTGCCCCCAAGTGAATGCTGCTTGTCTTGGATTATTTTCAAAATCATCTTGGCCTAACGAACTAGGAATACCCGCTTTTAGATCAACATAACTAGCAATTATCGAAAAATCATTTTTTTCTCCGAGGTATAAAGAAGAAGTTATAGTAGCTGTATTTCTGGTATATTGATTATTATCTCGATATCCATCAGAATGGTTGTTACTATATAAAACATTTATACTTGATCTTTTGCCTCCAATAGCTATTTTAGCAACATTTCTCACGAGTCCATAACTTCCTAAGGATGTTGATAGCGAAGTTTCTATACCTTTATTTGTAATAAGTTCAGGTCTTAATAGAATAGTACCACCTAAGCCAACACCATAACTACTAGATGATGGTCCTTTATGGATATCAATCCTAGAGATGGATCCTAACTCTAGATCTTCAATAGATGATTCTCCATTACCATCAGTTAAAGGAATATCTCCAAAATAAGTTCTGATATTGGCAGTACCGAATAAATTTCTCGCACCGATACCTCGGATAGTTATTCTATTTGTATTTAGAGTACCATTTTGCATAAGAACTCCAGGGACTTTATTAAGAATTGGATGTAGCTCAATCGTATTACCTCTATTAATGTCTTGTGCATTAAGAATAGTTATGGCATCTGTAGCATATTTTTTTTGTAAAGGAATTGATTGCGTGTTAATGAAAACTTCTTGTAATTCATTTACTTTAGTTTCGATAGGTATAATTAAATACTGTTTCTCTAGGGTTGTAATTATTTTACTTTGGTAACCTGTAAACGAAATTTCAATATTTCCGGAACTAATCATTTCGAATTTACCTAGTTCATTGGATAGTACTTTTTGACCTGTTTTTATATCTAATATGCTGGCATTACTAATCGGTATTAATGTTATTTTATCTATAATCAATCCAGAAATTTCTACTTGGGCTTGAATACTATAGGTAATGAAAAGGAAAAGAAATAATATTGTTTTTCTCAAAAGGTGCAATTTTGATCAAATATCGGAAACTAATTATGTATTGATTCTTAAAAATAACTTATAATTGTCGCTAAATCAAAAAATGAAATCAATTAAATATGTTATTAAATGATTAGAAAAATAGTTTGTATTGCTTTTATAGCATTCAGTTCGGTTTCTATTGCTCAAAGAATTAAAATAGATA
This genomic interval carries:
- a CDS encoding PQQ-dependent sugar dehydrogenase; translation: MNNLLFCISAVLSTLFSCAQEKKNDISIDPDPKNYTTEIVIPDLQIPWGMAWLPDGSMLITEKSGELIHYKNGTKTIIENVPEVYNRNQGGLLDIEIHPEYDKNGWLYLTYSSREGAEKGGNTALIRAKLENNKLTSIENLYKGTPNTTRGHHFGSRIEFDKEGYLYFSIGDRGNRDENPQDITKDGGKIYRLHADGSIPKDNPFVKKNNSKKAVFSYGHRNPQGMAIHPTDGKIWVHEHGPRGGDEINIINKGTNYGWPIITYGINYSGTTITDITTKEGMEQPVYYWVPSIAPSGMDFVTSDKYPDWKNDLLVGSLKFQYLELVELDGNKVIGRKKIVEDIGRVRNVRQGPDGYIYIAVENKGIVKIIPKS
- a CDS encoding cytochrome c gives rise to the protein MKKRFKHILFLEVLSIIFCISIIAKQESPSKTYISVNNFNYQDTELSKSITRGKEVYMDFCMQCHLPNGKGTPKVFPPLAGSDWLINKRKESIHSIKYGLNGPIKVNGESYNSAMTSLGLEDEEVADVMNYIMNSWGNKQQKMVTIEEVISIKK
- a CDS encoding anhydro-N-acetylmuramic acid kinase, with the protein product MSAFPKTYKVIGLMSGTSLDGLDIAYCHIKKHEDSWTFSIVNTENVAYSEDFKNKLKNTVDLSSIDLLAFHNIYGTWLGKQVTNFINKNSITADFISSHGHTVFHQPEIGLTYQIGSGQHIANTTNLKVICDFRTNDVALGGQGAPLVPIGDQLLFNEYDFCLNLGGISNISFDFNEKRIAYDISPANMLLNLICNSIDLEYDDRGKIARTGELIEELYNNLNDLSYYRDPYPKSLGYEWFVDKIVPIIKRFNEPIENLLYTSVYHITEQITKAIKSTGKEKSSLLVTGGGAKNDFLIEILQQKLQNHATVIIPDENVIDYKEALIFAFMGVLRELNEINCLQSVTGARKDSSSGIIYYPR
- a CDS encoding TonB-dependent receptor gives rise to the protein MRKTILFLFLFITYSIQAQVEISGLIIDKITLIPISNASILDIKTGQKVLSNELGKFEMISSGNIEISFTGYQSKIITTLEKQYLIIPIETKVNELQEVFINTQSIPLQKKYATDAITILNAQDINRGNTIELHPILNKVPGVLMQNGTLNTNRITIRGIGARNLFGTANIRTYFGDIPLTDGNGESSIEDLELGSISRIDIHKGPSSSSYGVGLGGTILLRPELITNKGIETSLSTSLGSYGLVRNVAKIAIGGKRSSINVLYSNNHSDGYRDNNQYTRNTATITSSLYLGEKNDFSIIASYVDLKAGIPSSLGQDDFENNPRQAAFTWGQSQAFEDVTYGIFGFSWKHQYNASFSQYTSLFTSLRKNYEPRPFNILEEKSNSVGIRSRLVHNSRLFDKKWDWTAGGELFFDFYTGKTFDNLYQDFPIGTGSIRGDQLSDLDERRNYYNLFAASNLSITDKLKINMGIHLNQTFFNVEDNFLEDGDDSSGKFEFEPILSPKIGVNYALNTNVIFFGNVAHGFSTPTTSETLLPDGEFNPEIQPEIGWNYEIGTRYNLMKNRLYGSFSLYTLKVKDLLVTRRTEEDNFFAINAGKTTHTGVEGTINYQLIKSSKKQLNLQVSGTLNNYKFDDFVDLDDDFSGNKLTGTPSHVINFGMDYMTKKGIYGNLNFQIVGSIPANDSNTIFSDQYELLNGKIGYANLINKHISFDLFLGMNNILDKRYASQLQINATGFGGSQPRYFYPGLPFNMYGGINIKYRI